The following DNA comes from Planctomycetia bacterium.
GTATGGCTCATTTATGTACTTAGAGCATCTAACAAAAAGAACATTAGAGGAAATAGCCGCAGATGACGATGCACCCGAGTAGCATGAACGCTTCGTGGATGTCATCGCGTCGTTCATAGCGAACCCGTAAGCGTCGAAATTGATGTAGCCAACTGATG
Coding sequences within:
- a CDS encoding IS5/IS1182 family transposase produces the protein ISWLHQFRRLRVRYERRDDIHEAFMLLGCIVICGYFL